In the genome of Spirochaetia bacterium, one region contains:
- a CDS encoding iron ABC transporter permease gives MNKKFTENMQDVKKIAKEPFILLSIIVIFYLLITFVIFPIFQVCKTSLSVDGSFSLKNFSEVLSKSYYIEPLANSLLLGFLVATIGTFFGFVFAYAITRTPMKGKEAFRLVATFPMVSPPFVVALACILLFGRSGVFAGVLGNIYGITGLTIVEVIAYTPTAFLALVGILQSIDPALEEAAMDLGASRTKVFRSIIFPLSTPGIVSAWLLVFIQSLADFGNPMIISGDFSVLSVQAYLQITGMYDLARGSTLAILLLVPTLVAYYLQRYLLAKKSYVTVTGKPTASTIKNLEWYIKLPVYFFCFLFAFVVILFYGMVIWGSFQKLWGVDASFTLRNYQQMWSVGSEYIKDSLIIAVIVTPITGLLSMFISFLVTRKNFPGKNLMEVSAMLTFAVPGTVVGIGYILAFNNPSVLMPATLTGTAAIIITLLIFRNLPVGIRNGIAALNQIDPSIEEASIDLGADSGTTFKKITLPMITPALFSSLANSFVRSMTAISAIIFVVSGRWNLITVAILGFVDNSQYAQAAAMSLLLVVIVLIALGIMRLITDRIGRGMKYSNIEG, from the coding sequence ATGAATAAAAAGTTTACAGAAAACATGCAGGATGTGAAGAAAATTGCAAAGGAACCTTTTATCCTTTTGTCAATTATAGTCATATTCTATTTATTGATAACATTTGTCATCTTCCCGATTTTCCAAGTATGCAAGACCAGTCTATCTGTCGATGGCAGTTTCAGTCTCAAGAACTTTTCGGAAGTACTGAGCAAATCATACTATATTGAACCGCTTGCAAACAGTTTGTTGCTTGGGTTTCTAGTTGCTACTATCGGAACCTTCTTCGGTTTTGTTTTTGCTTACGCAATTACCAGGACCCCGATGAAAGGCAAAGAAGCTTTTCGCCTGGTTGCAACGTTTCCTATGGTTTCGCCTCCTTTTGTAGTAGCCTTGGCTTGCATTTTACTATTCGGAAGAAGCGGTGTCTTTGCAGGAGTCTTGGGCAATATCTATGGAATAACTGGATTGACCATCGTAGAAGTCATTGCCTACACTCCTACAGCTTTCCTTGCATTGGTAGGTATTCTCCAGTCAATTGATCCCGCCTTGGAAGAAGCTGCAATGGATCTCGGAGCTTCAAGGACCAAAGTCTTCAGGTCTATAATATTTCCCCTGTCAACTCCTGGAATTGTAAGTGCATGGTTGCTTGTCTTTATCCAGTCGCTGGCAGACTTCGGAAATCCAATGATAATCTCCGGAGATTTTTCAGTACTGTCGGTCCAGGCATATCTGCAGATTACAGGTATGTATGACCTAGCCAGAGGCTCAACATTGGCAATACTGCTCCTAGTACCGACATTGGTAGCATATTATCTACAACGTTATTTGCTCGCCAAAAAATCCTATGTAACTGTCACTGGCAAACCGACGGCTTCCACCATCAAGAACTTGGAATGGTATATCAAGCTACCTGTTTATTTTTTCTGCTTCCTTTTTGCTTTTGTCGTGATTCTGTTCTATGGAATGGTCATATGGGGCTCTTTCCAAAAACTATGGGGTGTTGATGCTTCCTTTACGCTCAGAAATTATCAACAGATGTGGAGTGTCGGTTCAGAATATATCAAGGACAGCTTGATTATCGCAGTAATTGTTACACCGATTACAGGTTTGCTGAGTATGTTCATATCTTTCCTTGTAACTAGAAAGAATTTTCCAGGAAAGAACCTGATGGAAGTTTCAGCCATGCTGACTTTCGCCGTGCCAGGAACCGTCGTCGGCATAGGATACATCCTTGCTTTCAACAATCCCTCAGTCCTTATGCCTGCCACATTGACAGGAACTGCGGCAATTATCATTACGTTGCTGATTTTCAGAAATTTGCCCGTAGGTATCAGGAACGGTATAGCTGCCCTTAATCAGATTGATCCCAGTATCGAAGAAGCCTCAATCGACTTAGGGGCTGATAGCGGTACCACTTTCAAGAAAATTACCTTGCCGATGATAACGCCGGCCTTGTTCTCTTCCTTGGCAAACAGCTTTGTACGGTCAATGACTGCCATAAGTGCAATCATATTTGTTGTTTCTGGCCGCTGGAATCTGATTACTGTAGCAATACTTGGTTTCGTGGACAACAGCCAGTATGCACAGGCAGCAGCCATGAGCCTGTTGCTTGTCGTCATCGTACTTATTGCACTTGGCATCATGCGGTTGATAACAGACAGAATCGGCCGTGGTATGAAGTATTCGAACATTGAAGGATAA
- a CDS encoding ABC transporter ATP-binding protein, with protein sequence MKEGYLTLENLTKTFGNGNNLFTAVDHVNLQVKEGELVTLLGPSGCGKTTTLRMIAGFHVPSSGKVLIDSLDMSSVPPNKRPTAMVFQNYALFPHMTVKKNISYGLEIMKLPKQTIENKTHEIIQMIGLSGLEDRQPRQLSGGQQQRVSLARAMVMEPKVLLFDEPLSNLDAKLRVSTRLEIRHLQQRVGITSVYVTHDQEEAMTISDRIVIMSQGKIQQVDTPQEIYAHPTNRFVADFIGKVNFLDGTVTGIEDNQLIISCRDKQIAAPYFNKSIKQNDRVLLTIRPESIELCKPEEGIVEARVSNAIYFGSQVIYNLNLDDGQELNAEVADPQFHPIFAQGSKVSLKFKNASLHVLPYEEL encoded by the coding sequence ATGAAAGAAGGATATTTGACCCTTGAAAATTTGACAAAGACATTCGGAAATGGAAACAATCTGTTTACTGCCGTTGACCATGTAAACCTCCAAGTCAAGGAAGGTGAACTCGTAACTTTGCTCGGACCATCAGGCTGCGGAAAAACCACAACATTAAGGATGATTGCCGGGTTTCATGTTCCCAGTAGCGGAAAAGTATTGATTGATTCTCTGGATATGAGCAGCGTACCGCCTAATAAAAGACCGACTGCCATGGTATTTCAGAATTATGCTTTATTTCCCCACATGACAGTCAAAAAAAATATTTCCTATGGTCTTGAAATCATGAAACTACCTAAGCAGACCATTGAAAACAAAACTCATGAGATCATCCAGATGATCGGCCTGAGCGGTCTTGAAGACAGACAACCCAGACAATTGTCAGGAGGTCAGCAACAAAGAGTAAGTCTTGCCAGAGCCATGGTCATGGAGCCGAAAGTCTTGTTGTTTGATGAACCATTGTCAAACCTTGATGCAAAGTTAAGAGTATCTACCAGACTGGAAATCAGACACCTGCAGCAACGGGTTGGAATTACAAGCGTCTATGTTACTCACGATCAGGAAGAAGCAATGACCATTTCAGACAGAATTGTCATAATGAGCCAAGGCAAGATACAGCAGGTTGATACTCCACAGGAAATCTATGCCCATCCCACAAACCGTTTCGTAGCAGATTTTATAGGAAAAGTAAATTTTCTTGATGGAACAGTCACTGGAATCGAAGATAATCAGTTGATCATCTCCTGTCGAGACAAACAAATTGCAGCACCATATTTCAATAAATCCATCAAGCAGAATGATAGGGTTCTCTTGACTATCCGACCAGAATCAATTGAATTATGCAAGCCGGAAGAAGGTATAGTGGAAGCGCGGGTAAGCAATGCAATTTATTTTGGCTCACAGGTGATATACAACCTGAATCTTGATGACGGCCAGGAATTGAATGCAGAAGTGGCCGACCCACAGTTCCATCCGATATTTGCACAAGGCAGTAAAGTCAGCCTGAAATTCAAAAACGCATCCCTGCATGTTTTACCATATGAGGAGCTATAG
- a CDS encoding PfkB family carbohydrate kinase, whose translation MPKQYTILMVGHISKDIMVDYKGNEVRLNGGAVSYASTAMASTGIDSCILAKLSKDQQSLKETLSCKGVDWKFDETPCMTSMKNIYLTPDKERREIEIISVGQPFTLEEIENINAKIYYLAGLFVGEIPDDFILPLSKKGKVAVDAQGLIRDIDGNRHIFFHDWKRKRELLPAIHYLKTDAAEAQVLTGYEDRNKAIEELASYGAKEVMLTHNTEALLFCDGKLYRSQYTNTNNSGRTGRGDTTFAAYLAWRVHHGIQESLDYCTALCSLKMESPGRFALDKEAVLDRMKEKYGYPRS comes from the coding sequence ATGCCAAAACAGTACACGATACTTATGGTCGGCCATATTTCCAAGGATATCATGGTCGACTACAAGGGCAATGAAGTACGGTTGAACGGAGGAGCAGTATCCTATGCTTCGACGGCCATGGCCAGTACAGGAATTGATTCTTGCATCCTTGCAAAGCTATCAAAAGACCAACAATCTCTGAAAGAAACATTGAGCTGCAAAGGTGTTGACTGGAAGTTCGATGAAACTCCATGCATGACAAGCATGAAGAATATCTATCTGACACCCGATAAGGAGCGACGTGAAATTGAGATAATTTCAGTAGGGCAACCATTTACATTAGAAGAAATTGAAAACATCAATGCAAAGATCTACTACCTGGCAGGATTATTTGTCGGAGAGATTCCTGATGATTTCATTCTTCCTCTGAGCAAGAAAGGAAAAGTTGCCGTAGACGCCCAGGGACTTATCAGGGATATAGATGGAAACAGGCATATATTCTTTCATGATTGGAAAAGAAAAAGAGAATTGTTACCAGCGATACATTACCTGAAAACAGATGCGGCCGAAGCTCAGGTCCTTACGGGATATGAAGACCGCAATAAAGCTATCGAAGAACTTGCCTCTTATGGTGCTAAGGAAGTCATGCTGACACATAATACTGAAGCATTGCTTTTCTGTGACGGAAAACTTTACCGTTCTCAGTACACAAACACCAACAACAGCGGAAGGACCGGAAGAGGTGACACGACCTTTGCCGCTTATCTCGCATGGCGCGTACATCATGGCATACAGGAATCTCTTGATTATTGTACGGCTCTCTGCAGCCTGAAAATGGAAAGTCCCGGAAGATTTGCGCTTGATAAGGAAGCCGTCTTAGACAGAATGAAGGAAAAATATGGGTATCCCCGATCTTAG